Proteins co-encoded in one Pseudomonadota bacterium genomic window:
- a CDS encoding HAD hydrolase-like protein has protein sequence MASTINFIFDLDGTVVNPGTAIPRCINFALKKHGIKPVPIERLKRYIGFGLETVFAEITGRKDKRFLKQCVDSYRERFHKEGIAEHRLYPGIVGLLEAVSHRGRIVVASIKPQVSCDMVLDHLGIKPLFTSVYGSELGGVRSNKSDLLKHVMKKESIKKAFVIGDRGVDIEAAKKCSCPTIGVSYGYGTKEELVQAGADSIAETVGELRQYLLTAT, from the coding sequence ATGGCCAGCACAATCAACTTCATCTTCGATCTGGACGGCACGGTGGTCAATCCGGGCACCGCCATCCCGCGCTGCATAAACTTCGCGCTCAAGAAGCACGGCATCAAGCCGGTGCCCATCGAGAGGCTCAAGCGCTACATCGGCTTCGGCCTCGAGACCGTCTTCGCCGAGATCACGGGCAGGAAGGACAAGCGGTTCCTCAAGCAGTGCGTCGATTCCTACAGGGAGCGCTTCCACAAGGAGGGGATCGCCGAGCACAGGCTCTACCCCGGGATCGTGGGGCTGCTCGAGGCGGTCTCCCACCGTGGAAGGATCGTGGTGGCATCCATCAAGCCGCAGGTATCGTGCGACATGGTGCTGGATCACCTGGGCATCAAGCCGCTGTTCACCTCGGTCTACGGCAGCGAGCTGGGCGGCGTTCGCTCCAACAAATCGGACCTCCTCAAGCACGTCATGAAGAAGGAGTCGATCAAGAAGGCCTTCGTCATAGGCGATCGCGGGGTGGACATCGAGGCGGCCAAGAAGTGCTCCTGCCCCACGATAGGCGTATCGTACGGATACGGCACAAAGGAGGAGCTGGTGCAGGCGGGCGCCGACTCGATAGCTGAGACGGTCGGCGAGCTGAGGCAGTACCTGCTCACGGCC